One Setaria viridis chromosome 3, Setaria_viridis_v4.0, whole genome shotgun sequence DNA window includes the following coding sequences:
- the LOC117847180 gene encoding elongation factor 1-alpha — protein sequence MGKEKSHINIVVIGHVDSGKSTTTGHLIYKLGGIDKRVIERFEKEAAEMNKRSFKYAWVLDKLKAERERGITIDIALWKFETTKYYCTVIDAPGHRDFIKNMITGTSQADCAVLIIDSTTGGFEAGISKDGQTREHALLAFTLGVKQMICCCNKMDATTPKYSKARYDEIVKEVSSYLKKVGYNPDKIAFVPISGFEGDNMIERSTNLDWYKGPTLLEALDQINEPKRPSDKPLRLPLQDVYKIGGIGTVPVGRVETGIIKPGMLVTFGPTGLTTEVKSVEMHHEALQEALPGDNVGFNVKNVAVKDLKRGFVASNSKDDPAKEAASFTSQVIIMNHPGQIGNGYAPVLDCHTSHIAVKFAELITKIDRRSGKELEKEPKFLKNGDAGMVKMIPTKPMVVETFSEYPPLGRFAVRDMRQTVAVGVIKSVEKKDPTGAKVTKAAAKKK from the exons ATGGGTAAGGAGAAGTCCCACATCAACATCGTGGTCATTGGCCACGTCGACTCTGGCAAGTcgaccaccaccggccacctgATCTACAAGCTTGGAGGTATTGACAAGCGTGTGATCGAGAGGTTCGAGAAGGAGGCCGCTGAGATGAACAAGAGGTCCTTCAAGTATGCGTGGGTGCTTGACAAGCTCAAGGCTGAGCGTGAGAGGGGTATCACCATTGATATTGCCCTGTGGAAGTTCGAGACCACCAAGTACTACTGCACAGTCATTGATGCCCCTGGACACCGTGACTTCATCAAGAACATGATCACTGGTACCTCCCAGGCTGACTGTGCTGTCCTCATCATTGACTCCACCACTGGTGGTTTTGAGGCTGgtatctccaaggatggccaGACACGTGAGCATGCTCTCCTTGCTTTCACTCTTGGAGTGAAACAGATGATTTGCTGCTGCAACAAG ATGGATGCCACCACTCCCAAGTACTCCAAGGCCCGTTATGATGAGATTGTGAAGGAAGTCTCCTCCTACCTGAAGAAGGTGGGATACAACCCTGACAAGATTGCCTTCGTCCCAATCTCTGGTTTTGAGGGTGACAACATGATTGAGAGGTCCACCAACCTTGACTGGTACAAGGGCCCAACCCTGCTTGAGGCTCTTGACCAGATCAACGAGCCCAAGAGGCCTTCGGACAAGCCCCTCCGTCTTCCCCTTCAGGATGTGTACAAGATCGGTGGTATTGGAACCGTCCCTGTTGGCCGTGTTGAGACCGGTATCATCAAGCCTGGTATGCTTGTCACCTTTGGTCCCACTGGCCTGACTACTGAGGTGAAGTCAGTCGAGATGCACCACGAGGCTCTCCAGGAGGCCCTTCCTGGTGACAACGTTGGGTTCAACGTGAAGAACGTTGCTGTGAAGGATCTCAAGCGTGGGTTCGTggcctccaactccaaggatGACCCTGCCAAGGAGGCTGCCAGCTTCACCTCCCAGGTCATCATCATGAACCACCCTGGGCAGATTGGCAATGGCTACGCCCCAGTGCTGGACTGCCACACCTCCCACATTGCTGTCAAGTTTGCTGAGCTCATTACCAAGATTGACAGACGATCTGGTAAGGAGCTTGAGAAGGAACCCAAGTTCCTGAAGAATGGTGATGCTGGTATGGTGAAGATGATTCCCACTAAGCCCATGGTGGTGGAGACCTTCTCCGAGTACCCTCCTCTGGGTCGCTTTGCTGTCCGTGACATGAGGCAGACGGTAGCTGTTGGAGTCATCAAGAGTGTGGAGAAGAAGGACCCTACCGGCGCCAAGGTTACCAAGGCTGCAGCCAAGAAGAAATGA
- the LOC117847179 gene encoding elongation factor 1-alpha: MGKEKSHINIVVIGHVDSGKSTTTGHLIYKLGGIDKRVIERFEKEAAEMNKRSFKYAWVLDKLKAERERGITIDIALWKFETTKYYCTVIDAPGHRDFIKNMITGTSQADCAVLIIDSTTGGFEAGISKDGQTREHALLAFTLGVKQMICCCNKMDATTPKYSKARYDEIVKEVSSYLKKVGYNPDKIAFVPISGFEGDNMIERSTNLDWYKGPTLLEALDQINEPKRPSDKPLRLPLQDVYKIGGIGTVPVGRVETGIIKPGMLVTFGPTGLTTEVKSVEMHHEALQEALPGDNVGFNVKNVAVKDLKRGFVASNSKDDPAKEAASFTSQVIIMNHPGQIGNGYAPVLDCHTSHIAVKFAELITKIDRRSGKELEKEPKFLKNGDAGMVKMIPTKPMVVETFSEYPPLGRFAVRDMRQTVAVGVIKSVEKKDPTGAKVTKAAAKKK; encoded by the exons ATGGGTAAGGAGAAGTCCCACATCAACATCGTGGTCATTGGCCACGTCGACTCCGGCAAGTCGACCACCACCGGTCACCTGATCTACAAGCTTGGAGGTATCGACAAGCGTGTGATCGAGAGGTTCGAGAAGGAGGCCGCTGAGATGAACAAGCGGTCCTTCAAGTACGCGTGGGTGCTTGACAAGCTCAAGGCTGAGCGTGAGAGGGGTATCACCATTGATATCGCCCTGTGGAAGTTCGAGACCACCAAGTACTACTGCACAGTCATTGATGCCCCTGGACACCGTGACTTCATCAAGAACATGATTACTGGTACCTCCCAGGCAGACTGTGCTGTCCTTATCATTGACTCCACTACTGGTGGTTTTGAGGCTGgtatctccaaggatggccaGACCCGTGAGCATGCTCTCCTTGCTTTCACTCTTGGAGTGAAGCAGATGATCTGCTGCTGCAACAAG ATGGATGCCACCACTCCCAAGTACTCCAAGGCCCGCTATGATGAGATTGTTAAGGAAGTCTCCTCCTACCTGAAGAAGGTGGGTTACAACCCTGACAAGATTGCCTTCGTCCCCATCTCAGGTTTTGAGGGTGACAACATGATTGAGAGGTCCACCAACCTTGACTGGTACAAGGGCCCAACCCTGCTTGAGGCTCTTGACCAGATCAACGAGCCCAAGAGGCCTTCGGACAAGCCCCTCCGTCTTCCCCTTCAGGATGTGTACAAGATCGGTGGTATTGGAACCGTCCCTGTTGGCCGTGTTGAGACCGGTATCATCAAGCCTGGTATGCTTGTCACCTTTGGTCCCACTGGCCTGACTACTGAGGTGAAGTCAGTCGAGATGCACCACGAGGCTCTCCAGGAGGCCCTTCCTGGTGACAACGTTGGGTTCAACGTGAAGAACGTTGCTGTGAAGGATCTCAAGCGTGGGTTCGTggcctccaactccaaggatGACCCTGCCAAGGAGGCTGCCAGCTTCACCTCCCAGGTCATCATCATGAACCACCCTGGGCAGATTGGCAATGGCTACGCCCCAGTGCTGGACTGCCACACCTCCCACATTGCTGTCAAGTTTGCTGAGCTCATTACCAAGATCGACAGACGATCCGGTAAGGAGCTTGAGAAGGAGCCCAAGTTCCTGAAGAATGGTGATGCTGGTATGGTGAAGATGATTCCCACCAAGCCCATGGTGGTGGAGACCTTCTCTGAGTACCCTCCTCTTGGTCGTTTTGCTGTCCGTGACATGAGGCAAACGGTTGCTGTTGGAGTCATCAAGAGCGTGGAGAAGAAGGACCCAACGGGCGCCAAGGTGACTAAGGCTGCAGCCAAGAAGAAATGA